Proteins from a genomic interval of Zingiber officinale cultivar Zhangliang chromosome 2A, Zo_v1.1, whole genome shotgun sequence:
- the LOC122040046 gene encoding GRAS family protein RAM1-like has protein sequence MVNNRSSATLAILKTTTTDGSNSKQATVRPPSPTTSAEESNVLTATVTEERDECSLKGPKFEADNEVEVQSPDRGLLESFLADHLDFTADFMISSPRQDYMICSPRRDFMLISSPKRDYMISSPRRDFMMSSPKREYMVLSPRRTTGLEAVPPSLIHYNYSNNSKSQSPLQKVSNCSIYAPPYSSPVTDFLHGESLALPAVDAYLEDYGREGYDMHSVRCDADQFSSEATSYTGAALPPTPTAAALPSLLDCFVMESRYGGQMMAAGINFCAEEDAAYQHYGGGPAVAQTQYEEPQQKAEMGHGFVNSVGSTSIVSSDTNTSAALYHGIVGDTMSSIVSSEHGQEHDSGLQLVHLLLACAEAIAKDDLVSGRRYLHHLKRVVSPLGDSMQRVASCFTDALAARLSPTSSSLPSPSGYGGRCIKPPHPVEVLKIYQIIYQACPYIKFAHFTANQAIFEAFESEDCVHVIDLDILQGYQWPAFLQALAARPGGAPALRITGVGHPAEAVRETGRHLAELAHSLRVPFEFHAAAVEQLEDLRPSMLHRRVGEALAVNSVDRLHLVPGAHIGPLLAMIRDQAPKILTLVEQEASHNGPYFLGRFLEALHYYSAIFDSLDATFPAESAARAKVEQLLLAPEICNIVACEGSERVVRHERLERWRRMMEGRGFKGVALSGNAVNQSKILLGLYPCDGYRLTEDKGCLLLGWQDRPIIAASAWRC, from the exons ATGGTTAACAACCGCTCCTCCGCAACCTTGGCGATCCTGAAGACCACCACCACTGACGGCTCCAACTCGAAGCAGGCCACCGTCCGGCCTCCGTCGCCGACGACCTCTGCGGAGGAGTCTAACGTGCTCACTGCCACCGTAACAGAGGAAAGAGACGAGTGCTCTCTCAAAGGGCCTAAATTCGAGGCTGACAACGAGGTAGAGGTGCAGTCCCCTGACCGCGGCCTCCTCGAGTCCTTTCTAGCCGACCACCTCGACTTCACCGCCGACTTCATGATCTCCTCCCCGCGGCAGGATTACATGATCTGCTCCCCGCGCAGAGACTTCATGCTCATTTCCTCCCCCAAGAGGGACTACATGATTTCCTCCCCCCGAAGAGACTTCATGATGTCCTCCCCAAAGCGAGAGTACATGGTCTTGTCGCCTAGGAGAACCACCGGGCTCGAGGCGGTGCCTCCCTCGCTCATCCACTACAATTACTCCAACAATTCGAAGTCGCAGAGCCCGCTTCAGAAGGTCTCCAACTGTTCCATTTATGCTCCTCCCTATTCCTCCCCTGTCACGGACTTCCTCCACGGGGAGAGCCTGGCGCTGCCGGCCGTCGACGCGTACCTTGAGGACTACGGCAGAGAAGGGTACGACATGCACAGCGTGAGGTGCGACGCCGATCAGTTCTCGTCGGAGGCGACGTCCTACACAGGGGCGGCGTTACCGCCAACGCCGACGGCCGCGGCACTGCCGTCCCTTCTTGATTGCTTCGTGATGGAGTCGAGATACGGTGGCCAGATGATGGCGGCAGGGATTAATTTCTGCGCGGAAGAGGATGCAGCATACCAGCATTATGGCGGCGGCCCAGCGGTGGCGCAAACTCAGTACGAGGAACCACAGCAGAAAGCAGAGATGGGACATGGATTTGTGAACTCTGTAGGATCTACAAGTATTGTCAGCTCTGACACCAATACTTCGGCTGCTCTGTATCATGGAATCGTTGGTGATACCATGTCGTCGATCGTTTCCTCAGAGCATGGACAG GAGCACGACAGTGGGTTGCAACTGGTACATCTGCTGTTGGCGTGCGCGGAGGCGATCGCCAAGGACGACTTAGTGAGCGGGCGGCGTTACCTCCACCACCTCAAGCGCGTCGTCTCGCCGCTCGGCGACTCCATGCAGCGCGTGGCCTCTTGTTTCACCGACGCCCTTGCCGCCAGACTCTCCCCGACCTCCTCCTCCTTACCATCACCATCAGGCTACGGCGGCCGGTGCATTAAGCCACCGCACCCCGTCGAAGTGCTAAAGATATATCAGATTATATACCAGGCGTGCCCCTACATCAAGTTCGCCCACTTCACCGCCAACCAGGCCATCTTCGAGGCGTTCGAGTCGGAGGACTGCGTCCATGTGATCGACCTGGACATCCTACAGGGGTACCAGTGGCCGGCCTTTCTGCAGGCCCTTGCCGCCCGTCCCGGCGGCGCGCCCGCTCTCCGCATCACCGGCGTGGGGCATCCGGCCGAGGCCGTCCGCGAAACCGGGCGCCATCTTGCCGAGCTGGCCCACTCCCTCCGCGTGCCCTTCGAGTTTCACGCAGCCGCAGTAGAGCAGCTGGAGGATCTCCGGCCCAGCATGCTCCACCGCCGGGTGGGGGAGGCGCTGGCGGTGAACTCGGTGGACCGGCTCCATCTGGTGCCGGGGGCCCACATTGGCCCGCTGCTGGCCATGATCCGGGACCAGGCGCCGAAGATTTTGACGTTGGTGGAGCAGGAAGCGAGCCACAACGGGCCCTACTTCCTGGGGCGTTTTTTGGAGGCGCTACACTACTACTCGGCCATCTTCGACTCGCTGGACGCGACGTTCCCGGCGGAGTCGGCTGCTCGGGCGAAGGTGGAGCAGCTGCTGCTGGCACCGGAGATATGCAACATCGTGGCGTGCGAGGGGAGCGAGAGGGTGGTGCGGCACGAGAGATTGGAGAGGTGGCGGCGGATGATGGAGGGGAGGGGGTTCAAGGGGGTGGCGCTGAGTGGGAACGCGGTGAACCAGAGCAAGATCTTGCTGGGGTTGTACCCCTGTGATGGGTACAGGCTGACGGAGGACAAGGGATGCTTGCTGTTGGGGTGGCAGGACCGCCCCATCATCGCCGCTTCCGCCTGGAGATGCTGA